Genomic DNA from Ilyobacter polytropus DSM 2926:
CTGTGGCTATGGTAAAATTTACAGTGGTGATTTCACAGGCAAATTGGTAGAAGGTGACGGTGTTACAGCAAAACTTTTAATAAAAAACAAAATAGATATTATACCAATTTAGGGGTTGTTATCCCAAAAATTTAGGAGGATAAATGAGTAATTATACCGAAATAATTGACAAAATAAAAAATTCTGAAAGAATTCTTCTGACGTCTCATATAAATCCAGATGGAGATGCCCTAGGATCTGGACTTGCACTTTTTCTGGCATTGAACAGATATAATAGGATTCAAAGTCAGTTAGATGAGAACTATATGGACAAAGTTGTGAGATTTGTATTAGAAGACAATGTTCCAGGGAATCTTAAATTTCTCAAAGGAACCGAAATGATTGAAAATATAAAAAATGTTAATAGCAAATATAATTTTGATCTCGTTATCTGTCTTGATTCTGCCAACAAGGAGAGGATAGGGAGTGTAGAAAAACTTATAGGGGATGACAGTTTCGTTATAAATATAGATCATCATACAAGCAATACCAGATATGGAGATATAGACTGCATAGAAAATATATCTTCGACTTCTGAGATAATGTATAAATTTATTAAAGAAATGGGAATAGAAATAGATACACTTATAGGCGAGGCAATTTATACAGGAGTTGTAAATGACACTGGAAATTTTGCCCACTCAAATGTTACAACAAATACATTCTTACTAGCAAGTGATCTATTAGAAAAGGGAGTAGATAATTCTAAAATTGTAAGGGAGTTTTATAACAGCAAAAGCATGTCAACTCTTAGGTTAATGGGAAAAGCTTTGGAAGATATGGTGTATGTTCCTGAAAAAAAACTTGTTCATCTGTTTATATCTATCGAAACTCTCAAAGAGCTAGATGCTAAAAAAGAGGAATCAGAAGGTCTGGTGGAATTAATCAATTCCTATGAAGGTTCTGAAGTATCTCTGTTCTTAAGGGAAGAGGAAAAAGGTAAGATAAAAGGAAGTATGAGAAGTAAGCATGACAAAGATGTTAATGCCATTGCAAAATTATTTGGTGGCGGAGGACATATAAAGGCGGCAGGTTTCACAAGTAGTTTATCAGCAGAGGAGATAATAGAAAAAGTAAAAGCAATGCTTTAAGGGGGAAAAATCATGAAAAAAATATTTGCGTTTTTTCTAATATTACTTACAATAACAGCTTGCAGTAAGACTACAAGTACTGTAAAAAAGGATGACAAAATTCAAAAGCTAAGGGAGTATGATGAATCTAAGGAACAGGCTGGACCTAAGAGAAAGATA
This window encodes:
- a CDS encoding DHH family phosphoesterase — translated: MSNYTEIIDKIKNSERILLTSHINPDGDALGSGLALFLALNRYNRIQSQLDENYMDKVVRFVLEDNVPGNLKFLKGTEMIENIKNVNSKYNFDLVICLDSANKERIGSVEKLIGDDSFVINIDHHTSNTRYGDIDCIENISSTSEIMYKFIKEMGIEIDTLIGEAIYTGVVNDTGNFAHSNVTTNTFLLASDLLEKGVDNSKIVREFYNSKSMSTLRLMGKALEDMVYVPEKKLVHLFISIETLKELDAKKEESEGLVELINSYEGSEVSLFLREEEKGKIKGSMRSKHDKDVNAIAKLFGGGGHIKAAGFTSSLSAEEIIEKVKAML